In Mycobacterium sp. Aquia_213, the sequence CAGCGGGTCGAGGATTTCGGTGGCCAGGATCTCCCGAATATCCTTGCCGGTGGCCGTGTAGACGATCTCGCGGATCAGCGGACCCCAGGTCAGCGCGTGGTACATGTGCACCAGCCCCGGCCGGTACAGCGGCCGCAAATTGCTCAGCATCTCCTGCACGTACTCGTGATCGTCGGTGCGCTTGAGGTCCGGCAGCGGCCCGGTGGGAAACGGGAGGCCGGCGCTGTGGGTCAGCACATGCCGGATCGTGATGCGGTGCTTGCCGTGGCTGGTGAAGGTGGGCATGTATTCGCAGACCCGGTCGTCGAGGGAAAAGACGCCCCGTTCGACGAGCATGTGCACCACGGTCGCGGCGATGCTCTTGGCCGCCGAGTACACGCAGAACGGTGTGTCCGTCGTGACGGGAATCTTCTCGGCATCGGGAGCATCGGTGGGCGCGTTGCCCCAGCCGTGACCGATCGCTCGGTTGAGCACGACGCGGCCACGGTGCCGGAGGCACAGCTGGATCGCCGGGTGCATGCCCGCCTGGTACCAGCCGCGGGCGGCCAGCCAGATGCGGTCGATGGCCGCGCTGTCGATTTCCGAGTGGTCCTCGTCGCCGATCGCGGTCACCGCATCCACGTCGGTCGGGACACGGATCCTGCCGTCCGGGGTCGTCATCGCGGTTGTGTTCGCGGTCGTGTTCGCCACCCCCGCGAGGGTACGTGGCGCCCGGCTACTCCCCGGTGAACTGCGGCGGACGCTTGGCGAACGTCGCCGAGATGCCCTCGGTCAGGTCCTTGGACGGCAGGAAGGCCGCATTCCAGGCTGCGACGTAGCGCAGGCTTTCCGAGACAGCGGCGACGCGCTGCTGGTCCAGGACGTCCTTGATGCCGTGCACCGTCAACGGCGGGTTGGCGGCGATCTCCGCGGCGGTGGCATGCGCGGCGGCCAGCGCGGCCTCGGCGCCGTCAAAGACGTCGTTGACCAGGCCGATCTTCTCGGCGCGGGCGGCGTCGATGTCCTTACCGGTCAGCGCCAGCTCGCGCAGGTGGCCGTCGTTCAGGATCAGCGGCAGCCGGGCCAGGCTGCCGACGTCGGCGACGATGGCCAATCTGACCTCACGCACCGAGAACTTGGCGTCGGCGCTGGCGTAGCGGATATCGACCGCCGAGATCAGGTCGACGCCCCCGCCGATGCACCAGCCGTGCACCGACGCGATCGTCGGGGTCCGGCAGTCGGCGACCGCGGTGATCGCGCCCTGCATGCGCTTGATCTCGGCGTGGAAATGCGCACGCGGACCGGCCAGCGCGTCACCGGCCAGCAGCGGGGTGAAGGTCCCGCCCATCGCGGGCACGTCCAGGCCGTAGCTGAAGTTCTTGCCGGAACCGGTGATGACGATGGCCCGCACCTCGGGGTCGGCGTCCAGGGCCGGAAACAACTCGGGCAATTCCGACCAGAAGGCGGGCCCCATCGCGTTGCCCTTACCGGGCCCGATCAGCGTCACCTGCGCAACGTGATCTTTGATCTCGACGGTGACGGATTCGTATGTATCGCCCATGTCGAGACCGTAGCGTGGCGAATATGTCCCGTGATTTGCGACCCCGACCGGATTCTCCGCCGGCCGACGAGCTGCAGGGCGCCGAAGACACCCTCGCTGTGCTGCAGCACGTTTTGCACACCATCGCCGGCGACGACATGTCCCGGCAGACCGGCTGCTCCGACTACGACGTGACCCAGTTGACCGAGCATCTGCTGAAATCGATCACCGGCATCGGCGGCATGGCGGGTGCGGAGTTCGCGGAGCGCGAACCCAGCGATTCGGTGGAACGGCAGATCATTTGCGCGGCCCGCCCGGCGTTGGACGCTTGGCACCACCGCGGCGTGGAC encodes:
- a CDS encoding crotonase/enoyl-CoA hydratase family protein, with the translated sequence MGDTYESVTVEIKDHVAQVTLIGPGKGNAMGPAFWSELPELFPALDADPEVRAIVITGSGKNFSYGLDVPAMGGTFTPLLAGDALAGPRAHFHAEIKRMQGAITAVADCRTPTIASVHGWCIGGGVDLISAVDIRYASADAKFSVREVRLAIVADVGSLARLPLILNDGHLRELALTGKDIDAARAEKIGLVNDVFDGAEAALAAAHATAAEIAANPPLTVHGIKDVLDQQRVAAVSESLRYVAAWNAAFLPSKDLTEGISATFAKRPPQFTGE
- a CDS encoding TIGR03086 family metal-binding protein, translating into MSRDLRPRPDSPPADELQGAEDTLAVLQHVLHTIAGDDMSRQTGCSDYDVTQLTEHLLKSITGIGGMAGAEFAEREPSDSVERQIICAARPALDAWHHRGVDGTVLFGKTEMPATAACSIFSIEFLVHAWDYAVAVGHDVDAPEPLAEYVLDLAHKTIRPEFRGAAGFDDPVDVPADASTLDQLVAFTGRDPAR
- the lipE gene encoding lipase LipE, producing MTTPDGRIRVPTDVDAVTAIGDEDHSEIDSAAIDRIWLAARGWYQAGMHPAIQLCLRHRGRVVLNRAIGHGWGNAPTDAPDAEKIPVTTDTPFCVYSAAKSIAATVVHMLVERGVFSLDDRVCEYMPTFTSHGKHRITIRHVLTHSAGLPFPTGPLPDLKRTDDHEYVQEMLSNLRPLYRPGLVHMYHALTWGPLIREIVYTATGKDIREILATEILDPLDFRWTNFGVAKQDLDLVAPSHATGRPLPPVIAQIFRKAIGGTVHEMIPVTNTPFYLTTVIPSSNTVSTANEMSRFAEIWRRYGELDGVRVLQAETLRGAVAESRRLRPDFAVGLMPARWGTGFILGTNRWGPFGRNAPAAFGSLGLSNIAIWADPERSLAAGLISSGKPGRDPELRRYAALMNTIAAQIPTV